Proteins found in one Equus przewalskii isolate Varuska chromosome 20, EquPr2, whole genome shotgun sequence genomic segment:
- the SNX18 gene encoding sorting nexin-18: MALRARALYDFRSENPGEISLREHEVLSLCSEQDIEGWLEGVNSRGDRGLFPASYVQVIRAPEPGPAGDGGPGAPARYANVPPGGFEPLPAAPPASFKPSPDAFQPLLQPQQAPPPSTFQPPGAGFSYGGGALQPSPQQLYGGGYQASQGSDDDWDDEWDDSSTVADEPGALGSGAYPDLDGSSSGGGVAGRYRLSTRSDLSLGSRGGSAAPQHHPSGAKSSATVSRNLNRFSTFVKSGGEAFVLGEASGFVKDGDKLCVVLGPYGPEWQENPYPFQCTIDDPTKQTKFKGMKSYISYKLVPTHTQVPVHRRYKHFDWLYARLAEKFPVISVPHLPEKQATGRFEEDFISKRRKGLIWWMNHMASHPVLAQCDVFQHFLTCPSSTDEKAWKQGKRKAEKDEMVGANFFLTLSTPPAAALDLQEVESKIDGFKCFTKKMDDSALQLNHTANEFARKQVTGFKKEYQKVGQSFRGLSQAFELDQQAFSAGLNQAIAFTGDAYDAIGELFADQPRQDLDPVMDLLALYQGHLANFPDIIHVQKGALTKVKESRRHVEEGKMELQKADGIQDRCNTISFATLAEIHHFHQIRVRDFKSQMQHFLQQQIIFFQKVTQKLEEALHKYDSV; the protein is encoded by the exons ATGGCGCTGCGCGCCCGGGCGCTGTACGACTTCAGGTCGGAGAACCCGGGTGAGATCTCGCTGCGGGAGCACGAGGTGCTGAGCCTGTGCAGCGAGCAGGACATCGAGGGCTGGCTCGAGGGGGTCAACAGCCGCGGCGACCGCGGCCTCTTCCCGGCCTCGTACGTGCAGGTGATCCGCGCCCCCGAGCCCGGCCCGGCGGGCGACGGCGGCCCGGGCGCCCCTGCCCGCTACGCCAACGTGCCGCCCGGAGGCTTCGAGCCCCTgcccgccgcgccgcccgccTCCTTCAAGCCGTCGCCCGACGCCTTCCAGCCGCTGCTGCAGCCGCAGCAGGCGCCGCCGCCGAGCACCTTCCAGCCGCCGGGCGCGGGCTTCTCATACGGCGGGGGCGCCCTGCAGCCGTCTCCGCAGCAGCTCTACGGCGGCGGCTACCAGGCCAGCCAGGGCAGCGACGATGACTGGGACGACGAGTGGGACGACAGCTCCACGGTGGCCGACGAGCCCGGCGCGCTGGGCAGCGGCGCCTACCCGGACCTCGACGGCTCGTCGTCGGGGGGCGGCGTGGCCGGCCGCTACCGCCTGTCCACGCGCTCGGACCTGTCGCTGGGCTCCCGCGGCGGCTCGGCGGCCCCGCAGCACCACCCGTCGGGGGCCAAGAGCTCGGCCACGGTGAGCCGCAACCTCAACCGCTTCTCCACGTTCGTCAAGTCGGGCGGGGAGGCCTTCGTGCTCGGCGAGGCGTCGGGCTTCGTGAAGGATGGGGACAAGCTGTGCGTGGTGCTGGGGCCCTACGGCCCCGAGTGGCAGGAGAACCCCTACCCCTTCCAGTGTACCATCGACGACCCCACCAAGCAGACCAAGTTCAAGGGCATGAAGAGCTACATCTCCTATAAGTTGGTGCCCACGCACACGCAGGTGCCGGTGCATCGGCGCTACAAGCACTTCGACTGGCTGTACGCGCGCCTGGCAGAGAAGTTCCCTGTCATCTCGGTGCCCCACCTGCCCGAGAAGCAGGCCACCGGCCGCTTCGAGGAGGACTTCATCTCCAAGCGCAGGAAGGGGCTGATCTGGTGGATGAACCACATGGCCAGCCACCCGGTGCTGGCGCAGTGCGACGTCTTCCAGCACTTCCTCACGTGCCCCAGCAGCACCGACGAGAAGGCCTGGAAACAGGGCAAGAGGAAGGCCGAGAAGGACGAGATGGTGGGCGCCAACTTCTTCCTGACCCTGAGCacgccccccgccgccgccctcGACCTGCAGGAGGTGGAGAGCAAGATCGATGGCTTCAAGTGCTTCACCAAGAAGATGGACGACAGCGCGCTGCAGCTCAACCACACCGCCAACGAGTTCGCGCGCAAGCAGGTGACGGGCTTCAAGAAGGAGTATCAGAAGGTGGGCCAATCCTTCCGCGGCCTCAGCCAGGCCTTTGAGCTGGACCAGCAGGCCTTCTCGGCCGGCCTGAACCAGGCCATCGCCTTCACCGGAGATGCCTACGACGCCATCGGCGAACTGTTCGCCGATCAGCCCAGGCAGGACCTGGACCCCGTCATGGACCTGTTAGCGCTGTATCAGGGGCACCTGGCCAACTTCCCCGACATCATCCACGTTCAGAAAG GAGCTCTTACCAAAGTGAAGGAGAGTAGGCGACACGTGGAAGAAGGGAAGATGGAGCTCCAGAAGGCTGATGGCATTCAGGATCGCTGTAACACTATATCTTTTGCCACTTTGGCTGAAATTCACCACTTCCATCAAATTCGAGTAAGAGACTTTAAATCGCAGATGCAGCATTTCTTACAACAACAgataatatttttccaaaaagtgACACAGAAGTTGGAAGAAGCTCTTCACAAATATGATAGTGTTTAA